In one window of Prevotella sp. E13-17 DNA:
- the secA gene encoding preprotein translocase subunit SecA, with product MNFNKILRTLFGDKSSRDMKLIQPFVDKVLAVSPQVETLDNDSLRARTQEIRKQVQAAATKQKEEIEKLKSTIEGTPIDERADIFAHIDKLEKEALEEYEKALDEVMPEVYAIVKETARRFAQNEETIVTANDFDRELAGDPRKDFITIEGDKAIYHNHWTAGGNDLKWEMVHYNVQLFGGVVLHQGKIAEMATGEGKTLVATLPVFLNALTGNGVHVVTVNDYLAKRDSEWMGPLYMFHGLSVDCIDKHQPNSPERRKAYQADITFGTNNEFGFDYLRDNMAISPADLVQRAHNYAIVDEVDSVLIDDARTPLIISGPVPKGDVQMFEEYQPLVEKLVGVQRQLATQYLADAKQKISEGQKTNNKELIDEGFLSLYRSHKSLPKNKPLIKYLSEEGIKAGMIKTEEIYMENNNRKMPEAVEPLYFVVDEKLNSCDLTDKGTAWLAAQVNDKDLFVLPDIAAQLSELESESGLTDEERLNKKDELLNHYAVQSERVHTLQQLLKAYTMFNKDDEYVVIDGEVKIVDEQTGRIMEGRRWSDGLHQAVEAKEHVKVEAATQTFATITLQNYFRMYHKLAGMTGTASTEAGEFWDIYKLDVVEIPTNKPVARNDMDDRVYKTAREKYRAVIEEVVKMRKAGRPTLIGTTSVEISELLSRMLDMYTDPETGKREGIPHQVLNAKLHQKEADIVALAGQQDSNGLGAVTIATNMAGRGTDIKLSPEVKAAGGLAIIGTERHESRRVDRQLRGRAGRQGDPGSSVFYVSLEDKLMRLFASERIAAVMDRLGFKEGEMIESPMISKSIERAQKKVEENNFGIRKRLLEYDDVMNKQRTVVYEKRRHALMGERIGMDISNTIWDRVVYILENNDYVGCKEEFLHLFAMEVPFTEQQFNDKKLDDLAEESFQAALTNFNRKTERIIEVATPIIKQVYENQGHMYERIMVPITDGRRIYNIACNLKEAYDTECKSIVKEFEKQMLLHIIDDAWKENLRELDELRHSVQNASYEQKDPLLIFKLESVKLFDAMVNNMNNRTVSILTRAAIPEIQQNEVKEAAPEEHTNRQQYTENKQSLPEEQITDANQARAAQSDTRAQHPNNPIVKDKLPGRNDLCPCGSGKKFKNCHGKGLV from the coding sequence ATGAATTTTAATAAAATTTTGAGGACTTTGTTCGGTGACAAGTCTTCACGTGACATGAAACTCATCCAGCCATTCGTAGATAAAGTTTTGGCTGTTTCACCACAAGTAGAAACCTTAGACAACGATTCTTTGCGAGCAAGAACACAAGAAATCAGAAAGCAAGTTCAAGCCGCAGCCACAAAGCAAAAAGAAGAAATTGAAAAGTTAAAGAGTACAATAGAAGGAACACCTATTGATGAGCGAGCAGACATTTTTGCTCATATAGACAAGCTCGAAAAAGAAGCTCTTGAAGAATACGAAAAGGCCCTCGATGAGGTAATGCCCGAGGTCTATGCTATTGTTAAGGAGACTGCTCGTAGATTTGCTCAAAATGAAGAAACTATAGTAACGGCCAACGATTTTGACCGCGAACTTGCTGGCGATCCACGCAAAGACTTTATCACAATTGAAGGTGATAAAGCAATTTACCATAATCACTGGACTGCAGGAGGAAATGATCTTAAATGGGAAATGGTACATTACAATGTACAACTATTTGGTGGCGTTGTTCTGCATCAGGGTAAGATTGCTGAAATGGCCACAGGTGAAGGAAAAACACTTGTTGCCACTCTCCCCGTGTTCTTAAATGCGTTAACAGGAAATGGTGTTCATGTTGTGACAGTCAATGATTATCTTGCTAAACGCGACTCAGAATGGATGGGACCTCTATACATGTTCCACGGGCTCAGCGTAGATTGTATTGACAAACACCAACCAAATTCGCCCGAACGTCGTAAAGCCTATCAGGCAGACATCACATTTGGAACAAACAATGAATTTGGTTTCGATTATCTACGTGACAATATGGCGATTTCTCCAGCAGACCTTGTTCAGAGAGCACACAACTATGCAATTGTCGATGAGGTAGACTCTGTATTAATTGACGATGCACGCACACCACTTATTATCAGTGGTCCTGTTCCCAAAGGTGACGTACAGATGTTTGAAGAATATCAGCCACTTGTAGAAAAGTTAGTAGGTGTACAGCGCCAATTGGCGACACAATATTTGGCTGATGCAAAACAAAAGATTTCTGAAGGACAGAAAACAAATAACAAAGAGTTAATAGATGAAGGTTTTCTCTCTTTGTATCGTTCTCACAAATCCCTTCCTAAAAACAAGCCACTTATTAAATACCTCTCAGAAGAAGGCATTAAGGCTGGTATGATTAAAACCGAGGAGATTTACATGGAGAATAACAACCGTAAGATGCCAGAAGCGGTAGAACCTTTATACTTTGTAGTCGATGAGAAACTCAATTCATGCGACCTCACTGACAAAGGAACAGCATGGCTGGCTGCACAGGTAAACGACAAGGACCTATTTGTACTCCCAGACATTGCTGCCCAACTTTCAGAATTAGAATCAGAATCAGGATTAACAGATGAGGAGCGTTTAAATAAAAAAGATGAACTTCTAAACCACTATGCTGTTCAAAGCGAACGTGTACACACACTGCAGCAGCTTTTGAAAGCATACACTATGTTCAACAAGGACGATGAATATGTTGTAATTGATGGCGAAGTTAAGATTGTTGATGAACAGACTGGTCGTATCATGGAAGGTCGTCGTTGGAGTGACGGTCTTCATCAAGCCGTAGAAGCAAAAGAACATGTAAAAGTTGAAGCAGCTACACAAACATTTGCCACAATCACTCTTCAGAACTACTTCCGCATGTACCATAAACTTGCAGGTATGACAGGTACAGCATCAACCGAGGCTGGTGAATTTTGGGATATCTACAAGCTGGATGTCGTTGAAATTCCGACCAACAAACCTGTTGCAAGAAATGATATGGACGACCGAGTTTATAAAACTGCAAGAGAGAAATATCGTGCAGTCATTGAGGAAGTTGTCAAAATGCGTAAAGCCGGACGACCAACACTGATCGGCACTACATCGGTAGAAATTTCAGAATTGCTTTCACGCATGTTGGATATGTACACAGATCCAGAAACAGGTAAACGCGAAGGTATTCCCCATCAGGTACTGAATGCTAAACTCCACCAAAAAGAAGCGGACATTGTGGCATTGGCCGGTCAACAAGATAGCAACGGTCTGGGAGCAGTTACCATCGCCACCAACATGGCTGGTCGTGGTACGGACATCAAACTTTCACCCGAAGTTAAAGCCGCTGGTGGTTTGGCTATCATAGGAACTGAACGCCATGAAAGTCGCCGTGTTGACCGTCAGTTGCGAGGTCGTGCTGGTCGTCAGGGAGATCCTGGTTCTTCAGTATTCTATGTATCTTTAGAAGACAAACTGATGCGTCTGTTTGCCAGCGAAAGGATTGCCGCAGTAATGGATCGTCTTGGTTTCAAGGAAGGTGAGATGATTGAAAGTCCCATGATATCCAAGAGTATTGAGCGTGCTCAAAAGAAAGTGGAAGAAAATAACTTCGGTATTCGTAAGCGCCTGTTGGAATACGATGATGTGATGAACAAACAACGAACTGTTGTATATGAGAAACGTCGTCATGCATTGATGGGAGAACGAATCGGCATGGACATTTCAAACACAATATGGGATCGTGTAGTTTACATCCTTGAAAATAATGATTATGTGGGTTGTAAGGAAGAATTCCTACATCTATTTGCGATGGAAGTCCCCTTCACAGAACAACAATTCAATGACAAAAAATTGGACGATCTTGCAGAAGAGTCATTCCAAGCCGCTCTTACAAATTTCAATCGAAAAACGGAGAGAATCATTGAAGTGGCAACGCCTATCATTAAGCAAGTTTACGAGAACCAAGGACACATGTATGAACGAATCATGGTACCCATTACTGATGGTCGTCGAATTTATAACATTGCATGCAACTTGAAAGAGGCTTATGATACAGAATGTAAGTCAATTGTTAAGGAGTTCGAGAAACAGATGCTGCTACATATTATTGATGATGCATGGAAAGAGAATCTGCGCGAATTAGATGAGCTCCGTCATTCTGTACAAAATGCCAGCTACGAGCAAAAAGATCCTCTACTAATTTTCAAGTTGGAAAGCGTAAAATTGTTCGATGCCATGGTAAACAACATGAATAATCGAACAGTATCAATTCTCACCCGTGCCGCCATTCCCGAAATACAACAGAATGAAGTAAAGGAGGCTGCGCCAGAAGAGCATACGAACCGTCAGCAGTATACAGAAAACAAGCAAAGTTTACCTGAAGAGCAGATTACTGATGCGAATCAGGCTCGTGCTGCTCAATCGGATACTCGCGCTCAACATCCTAACAATCCTATTGTTAAGGATAAATTACCTGGAAGAAACGACCTCTGTCCTTGCGGTAGCGGTAAGAAGTTTAAGAACTGTCATGGAAAGGGTCTAGTATGA
- a CDS encoding ABC transporter ATP-binding protein has product MINISNLKKQFGKTIACDIPSFTVNDGDIVGLVGNNGAGKTTLFRMMLDLLKPNEGIITIDNVNPSVSEEWKSQTGAYIDDSFLIDYLTPDEYFAFLGKICDISSEELSSRLQQFKTFANGEIFGQNKLIRNLSAGNKQKVGIIAALVRMPNLVILDEPFNFLDPSSQSSLKHLLTEYHAKSNATILISSHNLQHTTDISTRIALMEKGHIIRNLNNDNEEAKQELIAYFEQQI; this is encoded by the coding sequence ATGATAAACATTTCTAACCTTAAGAAACAGTTTGGTAAAACTATAGCCTGCGATATCCCATCGTTCACCGTGAACGATGGAGATATCGTAGGTCTGGTAGGAAACAATGGTGCAGGAAAAACGACATTGTTCCGTATGATGTTAGATCTCCTAAAACCAAACGAAGGAATAATCACAATAGATAATGTCAATCCTTCTGTTTCTGAGGAATGGAAGTCTCAAACAGGTGCCTATATTGATGATAGTTTTTTAATTGACTACCTTACTCCAGACGAGTATTTTGCCTTTTTAGGGAAAATATGTGATATTAGCAGCGAGGAACTTTCATCACGACTTCAGCAATTTAAAACTTTTGCCAATGGTGAGATCTTTGGACAGAATAAGCTTATTCGTAATCTCTCTGCAGGCAACAAGCAAAAAGTTGGTATCATTGCTGCTTTAGTAAGGATGCCAAATCTTGTTATCCTTGACGAACCATTCAACTTTCTAGATCCAAGTTCTCAAAGTTCTTTGAAACATCTTTTGACAGAATACCATGCAAAGTCAAACGCGACTATACTGATAAGCAGTCACAACTTACAACATACAACAGATATTTCCACACGTATCGCCTTGATGGAAAAAGGACACATTATTCGCAATCTAAACAATGACAACGAAGAGGCGAAACAAGAACTTATCGCCTATTTTGAACAACAAATATAA
- a CDS encoding HU family DNA-binding protein codes for MTKAEMVNNIAQQTGIGKKEVAITIEAFMEEIRNSLAKQKENVYLRGFGSFIVKHRAQKTARNISKNTTLVIEAHDLPAFKPAKSFIEKMTK; via the coding sequence ATGACTAAGGCAGAAATGGTCAACAATATTGCCCAACAAACAGGAATAGGCAAGAAAGAAGTTGCTATTACAATAGAGGCTTTTATGGAAGAAATCCGCAATAGCCTTGCAAAACAGAAAGAAAATGTATATCTCCGCGGTTTCGGAAGTTTCATCGTAAAACATCGTGCACAGAAGACCGCTCGCAACATTTCAAAGAACACCACACTCGTTATTGAGGCTCATGATTTGCCTGCATTCAAGCCAGCGAAGAGTTTCATTGAGAAGATGACAAAATAA
- a CDS encoding Rne/Rng family ribonuclease yields MTSEVIIDVQPKEISIALLEDKQLVEYQNEPREVSFAVGNIYIGKVRKLMPGLNACFIDVGSEKDAFLHYLDLGLQFSSYEKYLKQVFSDRKKLFPIQKATHLPDLPKDGSIQNILKVGQEILVQIVKEPINTKGPRLTCELSFAGRYMVLIPFGDKVSVSSKIKRGEERTRLKQLVQSMVPKNFGVIVRTVAEGKKAAELDQELKVLLKRWDDTITKVQKTTERPLMVFEEQTRAVALLRDLFNPTYDGIYVNNAEIKQQIHDYISLIAPEKTSIVKLYEGNVPIFDNYNVTKQIKSGFGRTVNYKRGAYLIIEHTEAMHVVDVNSGTRIKKENGQEANALETNLGAADELARQLRLRDMGGIIVVDFIDMNLAEDRQLLYERMCENMKKDRARHNILPLSKFGLMQITRQRVRPAMDVAVEESCPTCHGTGKIKASILFTDQLESKIDCLVNKVGIKKFTLHVHPYVAAFINQGVISLKRRWQMKYGWGVHIIPNQKMSFLQYEFYDANKQFIDMQEENEITK; encoded by the coding sequence ATGACAAGTGAAGTAATTATCGATGTCCAACCAAAGGAAATATCCATTGCGCTATTAGAAGACAAACAATTGGTGGAATATCAAAACGAGCCAAGAGAAGTTTCGTTTGCCGTTGGTAACATCTACATTGGAAAGGTCCGTAAATTGATGCCGGGCCTTAATGCATGTTTCATAGATGTTGGATCAGAGAAGGATGCTTTTCTTCATTACCTTGACTTAGGACTACAATTCAGTTCATACGAAAAATACCTCAAACAGGTATTCAGTGATCGAAAGAAACTTTTCCCAATCCAAAAGGCCACTCACCTCCCCGACCTTCCAAAGGATGGAAGCATTCAGAACATTTTAAAGGTTGGACAGGAAATACTTGTTCAAATTGTCAAAGAGCCTATCAACACAAAGGGTCCCCGTTTGACATGTGAATTAAGTTTCGCCGGACGTTATATGGTTTTGATACCTTTTGGAGACAAGGTTTCAGTATCCAGTAAGATTAAACGTGGTGAGGAACGTACACGCTTGAAACAACTTGTCCAAAGTATGGTACCAAAGAACTTTGGTGTAATTGTCCGAACGGTAGCAGAAGGTAAGAAGGCTGCAGAACTTGACCAAGAATTGAAAGTACTGCTCAAAAGATGGGACGATACTATCACTAAAGTACAGAAGACAACCGAACGCCCTTTGATGGTGTTCGAAGAGCAAACACGTGCCGTTGCCCTTTTACGTGATCTTTTCAACCCAACTTATGATGGTATTTACGTGAATAATGCTGAAATAAAACAGCAAATTCACGATTATATTTCGCTCATAGCACCAGAAAAGACTAGCATTGTAAAACTTTACGAGGGCAATGTACCCATTTTCGACAACTACAATGTCACAAAACAAATAAAATCGGGATTCGGTCGAACCGTAAACTACAAGCGTGGAGCCTACCTGATTATTGAGCACACCGAAGCAATGCACGTTGTAGATGTCAATAGTGGAACACGTATAAAGAAAGAAAACGGTCAGGAAGCCAATGCCTTGGAAACAAACTTAGGCGCTGCTGACGAGCTAGCGCGTCAACTTCGTCTCAGAGATATGGGTGGTATCATAGTCGTTGATTTTATTGACATGAATCTGGCAGAAGATCGCCAATTGCTCTATGAGCGTATGTGCGAGAACATGAAGAAAGATCGTGCACGCCACAATATTCTTCCACTCAGTAAGTTTGGCCTGATGCAAATCACACGTCAACGTGTCCGTCCGGCTATGGACGTCGCAGTAGAAGAAAGTTGTCCAACATGTCATGGAACTGGAAAGATCAAAGCAAGTATTCTTTTCACTGACCAATTGGAAAGTAAGATTGATTGTTTAGTCAACAAAGTTGGTATAAAGAAATTCACATTACACGTGCATCCCTATGTAGCAGCATTTATCAACCAAGGCGTCATCTCATTGAAACGCCGTTGGCAGATGAAATATGGCTGGGGTGTGCATATCATTCCCAATCAGAAAATGTCTTTCCTGCAATATGAATTCTATGATGCTAACAAGCAGTTCATCGACATGCAAGAAGAAAATGAAATCACCAAGTAA
- the rlmD gene encoding 23S rRNA (uracil(1939)-C(5))-methyltransferase RlmD has translation MARNKKPLPILENITIEAVAAEGKCLFHWNDLVVFVPFCVPGDVCDIQIRRKKHSFAEGEVVRFVEKSKVRAVPFCQHFGVCGGCKWQNLPYEEQLKFKQQQVFDQLHRIGKIELPEFRPILGSVQTQEYRNKLDYGCANKRYLTKEEISSLPKDETLSMKDIPAIGFHITGAFDKILPITKCWLMDDLHNQIRNGIYDYAIKHDISFFDLRAQVGLLRDIIIRNSASGELMVIIQFHYDETGGEKEAIALLQHVADTFPQITSLLYLDNQKCNDTIGDQDVLVFKGTDHIFELMEGLKFKVGPKSFYQTNTEQAYHLYSVAREFAELTGQEMVYDLYTGTGTIANFVAKNAKRVIGIEYVPEAIEDAKINSEINGITNTLFYAGDMKDILTDDFIAAHGRPDVIITDPPRAGMHPDVVNTILHAAPKRIVYVSCNPATQARDLQSLDEQYKVAEVQPVDMFPHTPHVENVVLLKKR, from the coding sequence ATGGCAAGAAACAAGAAACCATTACCTATACTTGAAAATATAACTATTGAGGCCGTGGCAGCCGAAGGAAAATGTCTCTTCCACTGGAACGACTTAGTAGTTTTCGTACCATTTTGCGTACCAGGTGATGTTTGCGACATACAAATAAGAAGGAAAAAGCATTCATTTGCAGAAGGTGAAGTGGTACGATTTGTTGAAAAGAGTAAAGTTCGTGCTGTGCCTTTCTGTCAGCACTTTGGCGTTTGTGGTGGCTGCAAGTGGCAGAATCTGCCTTATGAAGAGCAGTTAAAATTCAAACAACAACAAGTATTCGATCAGCTTCACCGTATTGGAAAGATTGAACTCCCAGAGTTCCGCCCTATCCTTGGAAGTGTACAGACACAAGAATATCGCAACAAATTGGACTACGGATGTGCGAACAAGCGTTACCTAACAAAAGAAGAAATATCCTCATTACCAAAGGATGAAACTTTAAGTATGAAAGATATTCCTGCTATTGGCTTTCATATCACTGGCGCATTCGATAAAATTCTTCCGATAACTAAATGTTGGCTGATGGACGATCTTCACAATCAGATCCGTAACGGCATTTACGATTACGCCATCAAACACGACATTTCCTTTTTCGATTTGCGTGCCCAAGTAGGATTACTGCGTGATATTATCATCCGCAATAGTGCCAGCGGTGAACTTATGGTCATCATTCAGTTCCACTATGATGAAACTGGCGGCGAAAAAGAAGCAATTGCTTTGCTTCAACATGTTGCAGATACCTTCCCACAGATTACATCCCTACTCTATTTAGACAACCAGAAATGCAATGACACCATTGGAGATCAGGACGTTCTGGTGTTCAAAGGTACAGATCATATTTTCGAGCTAATGGAAGGCCTAAAGTTCAAGGTTGGCCCTAAATCATTCTACCAAACAAATACAGAGCAAGCTTATCACCTATATAGTGTAGCTCGCGAGTTTGCAGAACTGACAGGCCAAGAGATGGTTTACGACCTATATACAGGTACTGGCACCATCGCCAACTTTGTTGCTAAGAATGCCAAGCGTGTTATTGGCATTGAGTATGTTCCTGAAGCTATTGAGGATGCAAAGATTAATTCTGAGATTAACGGCATCACCAACACGCTGTTTTATGCCGGCGATATGAAAGACATCCTAACAGATGACTTCATTGCAGCGCATGGACGCCCTGATGTCATTATTACCGATCCACCTCGAGCTGGCATGCATCCAGACGTAGTCAATACCATACTACATGCTGCCCCCAAACGTATAGTGTATGTTTCTTGCAATCCAGCTACTCAGGCACGCGATTTACAGAGCCTTGACGAGCAATATAAAGTGGCAGAGGTTCAACCCGTGGACATGTTCCCTCACACACCTCACGTAGAAAATGTAGTTTTATTAAAGAAAAGATAA
- a CDS encoding porin translates to MKKIFIAALMMGTTLSTQAQNEWFKNVKFSGYGMVQYQASDKDNAENNGFNLRLVRMALEGRAHQDFYWKAQMQINGNTYDPDKSSTDIRLVDLFGEWQKYEFFKVKAGQFKRPFTFENPMHPITQGFMSYSQNVSKLAGFSDRCGGHASNGRDIGVQIQGDMMWLNERPLLHYQIGAFNGEGINQKDKDNRKDIIGGVWVMPIKGMRIGAFGWTGSQNVNKDETSIRMQKNRYALSGEYAQNDWTFRTEYIHSQGWNLAHTSDKADGYYALFIAPIQKNKLHVKARYDLYREAKEWGQSKTQYEIGADYLITKNLQLNVEYARVNDRTITNADKHNYNLVDVELDFRF, encoded by the coding sequence ATGAAAAAAATATTTATAGCAGCCCTAATGATGGGCACAACACTGAGTACACAAGCTCAGAACGAATGGTTCAAAAACGTCAAGTTCAGCGGATATGGCATGGTGCAATATCAGGCCAGCGACAAAGACAATGCAGAGAACAACGGTTTCAACTTGCGTTTGGTTCGTATGGCACTCGAAGGTCGTGCGCATCAGGATTTCTATTGGAAAGCTCAGATGCAGATAAACGGAAATACATATGATCCTGACAAATCTTCTACCGACATCCGTTTGGTGGACCTTTTTGGTGAATGGCAGAAATACGAGTTTTTCAAAGTGAAGGCAGGTCAGTTTAAACGTCCATTTACATTTGAGAATCCCATGCATCCTATCACACAAGGTTTTATGAGCTATTCGCAGAATGTATCGAAACTGGCAGGATTCTCAGATCGTTGCGGAGGTCATGCTTCAAACGGTCGTGATATTGGTGTACAGATTCAAGGTGACATGATGTGGCTCAATGAGCGTCCTTTGTTACACTACCAAATAGGTGCTTTCAATGGTGAGGGCATCAATCAGAAAGACAAGGACAATCGCAAGGACATCATCGGTGGTGTGTGGGTAATGCCTATTAAAGGTATGCGTATCGGTGCATTCGGATGGACAGGAAGTCAGAACGTAAACAAAGATGAAACAAGCATAAGAATGCAGAAGAACCGTTACGCCCTGTCTGGTGAATATGCACAAAACGATTGGACCTTCCGCACAGAGTATATTCACAGCCAGGGATGGAATCTTGCTCACACCAGCGACAAAGCCGATGGTTACTACGCACTATTCATTGCCCCCATTCAAAAGAACAAACTGCACGTAAAGGCACGTTATGACCTGTATCGTGAGGCTAAGGAATGGGGACAGTCAAAGACCCAATACGAGATTGGAGCAGACTATCTGATCACAAAGAATTTGCAGCTCAATGTAGAATACGCACGCGTAAACGATCGTACAATCACAAACGCCGACAAGCACAACTACAACTTGGTTGATGTTGAACTCGACTTCCGCTTCTAA
- a CDS encoding asparaginase: MTSKILLIYTGGTIGMNQNPQTGALEPFDFEHLLSRVPELAQFQTEIATYQFNPPIDSSDMSPRLWTELAHIIASHYNEYDGFVILHGTDTMAYTASALSFMLENNTKPVILTGSQLPIGQLRTDGKENLITSIEIAAARNQDGTAKVPEVGIYFNGHLMRGNRTTKQSADEFNAFESFNYPHLADAGVEITYHDEFIQHPTGTHFTPQFKLDNNVIIFSLFPGIREDLIRHIIATPNLRAIVMRTYGSGNAPQNPWLINALREGTRNGKIIINISQCLQGCVQMGRYDTGYQLQEAGVISGYDGTVESAVTKLMYLQGKYEDSEQVRKFMRKSICGEISI, translated from the coding sequence ATGACATCAAAAATATTATTAATTTACACAGGTGGTACAATCGGTATGAATCAAAACCCACAAACAGGTGCTCTGGAGCCATTCGACTTCGAGCACCTGCTAAGTCGGGTGCCAGAGTTAGCTCAATTTCAAACAGAGATAGCTACTTACCAATTCAATCCCCCTATTGATTCCAGTGACATGTCACCTCGGCTATGGACAGAGTTGGCACACATCATTGCAAGTCACTATAACGAATATGACGGATTTGTAATCTTGCATGGAACAGACACGATGGCCTATACAGCATCAGCCTTGTCGTTCATGCTTGAGAACAATACGAAACCTGTTATTCTCACGGGGTCACAACTCCCGATTGGTCAGTTGCGCACAGACGGAAAGGAAAATCTCATCACCAGCATCGAAATAGCTGCTGCTCGAAACCAAGACGGAACAGCAAAAGTTCCTGAAGTAGGTATTTACTTCAATGGTCATCTAATGCGTGGTAACCGTACCACCAAGCAGAGTGCAGACGAGTTTAATGCTTTCGAGTCATTCAATTACCCACATCTAGCTGATGCTGGTGTTGAAATAACCTATCACGATGAGTTTATTCAACATCCAACGGGCACTCATTTCACACCACAATTTAAGCTAGACAACAATGTCATTATCTTCTCGCTATTTCCTGGCATTCGAGAAGACCTTATCCGCCATATTATTGCCACCCCCAACCTACGTGCCATTGTGATGCGAACTTATGGTTCTGGCAATGCACCACAGAATCCGTGGCTCATCAACGCATTGCGCGAGGGCACACGCAACGGCAAAATTATTATCAATATTAGCCAATGTCTTCAAGGGTGTGTTCAGATGGGACGCTATGATACCGGCTATCAACTTCAGGAAGCCGGCGTTATCAGTGGCTATGATGGCACGGTTGAATCAGCAGTAACTAAGCTCATGTATCTACAAGGAAAATATGAAGATTCCGAACAGGTCCGCAAATTCATGCGAAAAAGTATCTGTGGCGAGATTAGCATATAA
- the rbr gene encoding rubrerythrin, with amino-acid sequence MKELKGTKTEKNLQEAFAGESQARNKYTYWASKAKKDGFVQIAAIFEETAANEKEHAKMWFKLLEGGAIKSTVENLEAAANGENYEWTDMYARMAQEAREEGFDEIAAKFEAVGKIEKEHEARYRKLLDNVNKERVFSKDNDVIWQCSNCGHIVIGKKAPEECPVCNHPQAYFQVKAENY; translated from the coding sequence ATGAAAGAATTAAAAGGAACCAAGACAGAGAAAAATCTGCAAGAAGCATTTGCAGGTGAATCCCAAGCTCGTAACAAATACACATATTGGGCTTCAAAAGCTAAGAAAGATGGTTTTGTACAGATAGCTGCTATCTTTGAAGAAACAGCTGCCAACGAGAAAGAGCATGCCAAAATGTGGTTTAAACTACTCGAAGGCGGAGCTATCAAATCAACCGTTGAGAACCTTGAAGCAGCTGCAAACGGAGAGAACTACGAGTGGACCGATATGTATGCACGTATGGCTCAAGAGGCTCGCGAGGAAGGTTTTGATGAGATTGCTGCCAAGTTTGAAGCAGTAGGAAAGATTGAGAAAGAGCACGAGGCTCGCTATCGCAAACTGTTAGACAACGTAAACAAGGAACGTGTATTCTCAAAGGATAACGATGTTATCTGGCAGTGCTCAAACTGTGGTCATATTGTAATTGGAAAGAAAGCACCAGAGGAATGTCCGGTTTGCAATCATCCACAAGCTTACTTCCAAGTTAAAGCTGAGAATTATTAA